The genomic DNA TCCTTGTAATGACTTTTCTAGACCTAAATTATACTTCTAATACACGAGAGAGTACTAATTTTGACCTGGGAAACAATAAATTATCGATTAAGCTTGGAATAATACAGCCAGTCAGCTCCTGTGCTTTGCATAGAGATTAATCCATTTGCTGTTTACCTTTCAcaggtgtgttttgtgttgaattGAAATCTGGATTGCGTTTCTTTCCCCTCACAGCTCCTTGTtgatgctgcagcttctcataTGAGAGGTAAAAGCAGATGTGAGCCGCTGGAATGAAACGTGTCTCAGACAAGTTCAGttatttttaatggattttaaaCTGCGGCAGAAAGTGACTGAAGTTATTCCAGATGTGCAGAGCAGACTCCACACATCTCTGATGACCTGACTCCTCGTGCCCCTTGTGTTGCTCCCTGACTGTCTCTGGGCTCCGCCTCAAAACAGGGCTGGTCTCCTTGCGCATGCGCAGTCTGTCTGCGTTGTGTTTTCTTCGCCCACCGAGTGAGGAGTTATAGCTTTTTCCTTTACATTGACCAAAATCGACAATCACTGCAAGGAAAATTCAGCTTTTCTAAACTAcagtctttttttctgattattCTCACTGTTGGTATTTTTAAACTCGAGTCTCAGCGATGTTCGGGCAGGTTATAAAGAACTTCGGCATAAACGTAAACGCTCTGAATGAGAGGAACACTGTCTCCAGCGGGGATCTGATCACAGGCCACATCTCCTTTGGCCTCACAAAGCAGACGAAGATCACTTCCATTACGATGACCGTGACGGGAAAGGTGCATGTCCACTGGAGCACCTCCGGAGGTGGGGGGAGGAAGGGCAGGAACAGGCGAAGAAACTTCTCGGGAAAAGTGGAGTATTTTAACTTCTCCAGCATCATCTTGGCAGAAAACAGCGGTATGCAGCGGGGGGGCCGTCTGGAGGCATGCAGCCCTGCAAACAATCCTTCGTTGTTGAGTGAAGTCACTGAGTTTGTGCTCCTCTTGCAGCTACTGGTGTGGCCTCTCGACTGGAGCCTGGCACGCATGTGTATCCGTTCACATGTCAGCTCCCGCTGGGGTGCGTATGAGCACCACTGAGTCCTCACATGGTGTTTTACACAGATGCATCCATGTGCACGGGCTGTCACTTCAAGGTGGAAACAAGACTGAAAACCAAAGCGAGGATGCAGCCAGATTGTTATCTGCGGATGTTGTGAAGATGGTCTCAGCTTGTTGAGCCTTCATCTCAAAGTTATGCAAAACGCTGAGTGTCttgtctcctctgtttttcaACCATGCAGAAACTTCCCATCGTCCTTCCGTGGGGCACATGGAGAGATAGTGTACTCCCTGACGGTGGCCATCCACAGACCCTGGCACATGTCCAAGACCTTTGTGACAGAGCTGAACTTTGTGCACCACATCAATCCCAACCAGCCAGAGCTGTGGGTGAGTGATCCATGTCCACGTTCACCTGAGGGAGGggagatgaagagctgctgggCTCTTATTAACCCTCGTTAAACCTCCCACTCTGTCTGGGATGTGCAGTTTCTGTACTGGAGCACTGCTTGGCCCAAAGTTTGGTGAGACAGTAACTGAGATAGTAAAGGTGTGAAAACTAGATTTTGACAGAGGGACCCTTGTCAGGACTTTGTCTCATTCAGTGTGTTGTTGATGGATGCTgttgtcccacaatgcaatgcacaaacaAAGTGGAAGTGatgctcagagctgcagagtatGAGAGACAGCTTCaggaaaatcaaataaaaccaaTTTAAACAGTTATTACATACTGTTTAGCTGCATCGCCCCGGCTGACTTATTTTCCCTCAGTCTCAGTGCTTAAAGTGCTATTTTATGAGATAAGAAATATACATATTAAATGCAAAGTTGCATCATGTGCATCATTGTTCTGCTGCATCGCTGTCtctgttgtttctctgcaggcTCCTCTCTCAGGCACCAACAGCATGACAGTGTGCAGTCTGTTGTGCACCTCAGGTGCTCTCTCAATGACAGTCAGTACAGAGAGAAAAGCCTTCCGCCCTGGTACTGTATCCATCCCTCCATGCATGAAATAATCCTGATAGTTTTATTAAAACACCCTCATCCAATCACTGTCTGTTCCTCCTCCAGGTGAAACTGTGAAAATCATCTGTGACATAGATAATGCTTCGTCGCAAACAATTACTCCAGAGgtgaaactgcagcagaagcaggctTTCTACACCCAAAACAAGGTCCACAGTAGGATGATTGTCAAGACTTTGGTGTACAAGACTGGACAGCCCATCAGCGGTCACACCTCTGACGTGCACGCTGAGCTCATGGTCACTATACCTTCGCTCTCAGTGCCCTCCATCTCTAACTGCAGCATCCTGGAGGTCGAATACCCAATTAAGGTTGGTACCAGTGACAGACCAGCGGTCTGATGGTGCAGAGCTACAAGATGCTGGAAACATAAAATATTCGCAGTGGATCATAATTTGAAAGCCTGCTGATGATTTTCAGGTCGGTGTGTCTCTCTTGTGTCTCCTGCAGGTGAGCCTGAAGGTGAGGGCTTGCAGTGAACTCACAGTGCTGGTTCCCATCATCCTGTGCGATGCCTCTGTTAGCGCTCCTCCTCCATCTTATTTGTGAGTAAACGTGCAGACATCTCGAATTGTTTCAAAGGTGTCTCGTGTGAGATGATGATGGGATGTTTGTCTGTGACCTCACAGTGTGACGTGTTCCTCAGGGAGCTTTATTTCTCAGGTTTTAGTGTCGGGCTCACCTGAGTCGGACGGCCTTTGCCACTGAGCATTTGTTTACATCTCAATACACAGTTTGTATTGAAACATCACTTTTTTCTATGTTTAATGACACTTTTAAAGATGTTTTGCTCACGTTGGAACCACGTAGCCTGTAATAGCTTGTTTGCATTTGACGTCACGcctctcttttgttgtggcgcgacctgcagatggagggcaggaagtgattttctggaGCACACGCTTAAAATGCCAATGTTTGGCGTTGTTTACGGTTGCTCAAATCAATCCAACTGCCAAACCAAGAGGAGCTTTTATCAAGttcaaaagttgttgttcacatgcatgaaaaatgcaagaaattgactgaaaaatgacGGAAAAATGTGAACAGTCTGCGGTCAGGAGGAGCTGAgttggtggaaatggtgtaacattagctattgctttaaatctgtggtgatagatttaaagcAATAGCTACAAACAACACGACTGACACTGTTTAAATGAGTGTTAACAGTTTCAGAGAAGACAGGTGAAAGTAAATAACGTACCCTGCCGTGCAGGTTCAATGGACTGCAGTGACTTCTCCATCTTGTTTAGTGACCATTAAGTGGCGTTTGACCGGACCTTTGCGAGTGGTTAACCTAGCAAACATCCAGAACGTAAACGTCGACATTCAGCACCGCGGCGCTGAAAGTTTGTTGCTAGGTTGATCCACAGGACAGTAAATGCCACGCACCGTGTCTTGGACCCAACAGCTAACAAAAACGTTGTATGCGTCCATACTTTTATATGCTTTCATTGGATTTCTACAGCACAGCGACATCTGAATGAGCAGGTAGTTGGTCGTATCTGCTGCCTCAGTAGCGGGCAAATCTCAGTTCTCCATCAGGTAATTCCATCTGAACTCGctcagtaagaactttcctccatctcgtccatcgcggttttcacttcctgccctccagcTGATTTTGACCCGTCATCAGAGTCAAGTGCCTGTTATTGTATACCACTCGATGTTTTGGTATGTCTTCctgttttgtagtttttacCACTGCAtgcattgtctttgttttattattctaCCTCAACGTTTGTCGATACATCAGCGTTTAAGTTGATTTCATGTTTACTGTTACAAAGAACATTTTTTCAGTCATTGCATATGTTGCTGGTGAAATACGTGAAATCGTGCAGAATCGTTTTCATGgcagctgtgtgttcacaggACCTATATGAACCAAACTATATCAAAATGCCATGTCAGGTTTAAAAGTATATGCACCGTAGTGCTTTTGTATGAAGCGACTGACTCTTCAGTACTTTGAATATAAGCCAAAGACTCAGTGGACACTTTACCATCATACTGCCTTTAATCACTTTTctgactgcgtgtgtgttttatccCTTCACTACGGATTATTGTAGACATCCATAGGAAATCTTTTCTGTGTCACTGTACTGAGTAGATTGACGCATTGGGAGGAAGATGTGTGACATTTAAGTCTTATTACCACTTACACAATGCCAGAGTTTGGATTATTGATGTGTATTTCCAGTGGAAAGATGGAAATTATACTACAACCTCAGCTAAATCTTCATATATTGTCTCTGTAGTCCTAAAAAATATAATATCAATAACCTGACCTGTAAGTATTTTACTCTGTGATATAACCGAATTAAAATGTTGCCACAGTAAAGGTGAATGTTCTCTAATTGATGATGATAACAAAGACCTACCGTGCCAACAGCTGAATGCTCGGCTGAGCTGGTCAATGCACCAAAAAGCTTTTTGCTCCCTTCAGCAGAGAAGATGCTGCAAGTACCACATAAACCAAATTCACTGATTTTAGTCAAATTATTGCGAACACCATCAGCCTCTTTTCCTGGAGGAAGGCCGTCTCCCATTTGCTGTTCAGCTGGCACTCCCTCTAAGAAAGATATTCACTGACTCGTCTCTGCGCGTTTAACCCCTTTTATAGACTTTTGTTGAGAGTTTCATTATTTTCAAACGTGGGTTCACATCATCTCAGGCCGCTCACGATGGAGGACGTGAAGCACCGCGAGGCGGCTGAGTGTTGATGGGTCAGTTAATCAGGGTGACACAGGGCTTGGCTCTGCCTGGTTGTTGGCTCTTTCGGCACTTCCAGAGTCTCCTCAGCCCTGACCGGCATTGTTTGTGGGCCTTCCTGTTTTGCTGCAGGAATTCTTTTGGTgggtgtttaaaaaaaaagaaaagaaaaagcacataaCTTCAAAAACCTGCCGTAGTTAACCCTTTCCTCTCAGTGGAAGTCTCAAATATGAAAGAGTTCTCGTATTTTAGTTTTGGTCGCAGCCAAGAGAGGATTCATTCTGAAATGTGCAGGTTTCCTTCAGTGACACATGAAGGTTCCTGCACATTTGGTTAAAGGAATAGTCAGACTCGGCTTGACTGGCCAAGTGTGTGTCCACAGAACAGCAGAAATGTGCTTGCAAAGGTAAAAAAGACGTGCAAAAGAGTGAACGATAAGTGTGAAAACCTACAATAAACAATATGTACAAAGAATAGTGAGGCAATAAACAACATCTACAATGAGATTATTTGCTTTATTGTTGAGCTTTAGATGAAAACCACTCGCGTGCACAGTAAATATGAGGCTGGTTACTTAATCTGGATCTGCTTGATGATGAAGTTcatcattttttgtgtgtttaattaaaaatctgAAGCgtaaaaatgacagttttggCATTTTACAGGAGGCTTACGTGCAGGAGTATTCTGAAGTCTTGTCCTTGAGTCCTTGAGTACCACTCGGCTGTACTGAAGGACGCCAGTGAGAGTCAtgattcatgagcattcaaaacacacttgcagtacaatCGTATTATATCATCAGTGAGTtgtaaatatacttaaatacaCTTAAAATGAAGTCTTTTCTGGTCTTTTGCTCATTTTGGTACAATTAAGCTCTAATTCTAGTCACTATCTATACTGCTTGATGTTTAGGTATGTCTTCCTGTTTTGTAGTATTTACCACTGCATGTATTTTCCCATCTTGCctgtctttattttattattctacCTCAGCTTTCTCTCTACCTCTACCTGTTTACTGTTACAAAGAGCATTTTTTccagtacatacatacattttttcagtatttgcaTATGTTGTTGGTGAAATATGTGAAATCGTGCAGTCTTTTTcatgtcagctgtgtgttcGCATACGTAACGTTTAGGTGAAGTTgaatttttgatgttttgtgtgaAGATGTTTTATAAATAGTTTATGTGTCTTGGCTGCAAATATGATGCAGTGCACCTGGTTTCCTGTAGAGGGCAGCAACATGCAGGGTTGCACTGTGAAGGTTTGGGTTGTCTTGTCCCTGCTTTGCTTGCCCTCtgtatcatccatccatccattatctataccgcctatccctttcggggttgcggggggctggagcctatcccagctacaatgggcgagaggcggggtacaccctgagccggtcgccagccgattgcagggcaacatgtaaggacaaacaaccattcacactcacactcacacctatggacaatttagagtcatcaattaacctaatgagcatgtttttggtctctgggaggaagccggagtacccggagagaacccacgcatgcacgggaagaacatgcaaacttcacacagaaaggccccgcctgacccggggatcgaaccggcaaccttcttgctgtgaggcacgcgcactacctgctgcggcACCGTGCAGCCCGCCCTCTGTATCatatctttttaaaatatttttgtctCAAAGTGCCAcaaacctgtcaagtgagtggTGAAACCAGCCTCACATATTTCACATAGTTGGTCCTGGATGACGTGCGTGATGACGTTAACCCCATGAAATAGCAAGATGTCACTGTTGAAGATGAAGGCAGTAGTGACTCTTGGACCGCTGACAGTACCTTGACAACAGGTTTAGCCACATAcccacagctgttttcatggcAGCTTCAAGGCCAGTCTGATATCAGCAGGCCATGGAGCTTCACATTAGATTATGTGCTGGACTGTAATAAGAAACTCAGCTGCTACATAATAAAATTTGgaagtgaaatgtgtttgtagGAATTACTTTTCTGTGACTGTGCTGCTTAAATAATCACTGTCTTGCTAAGAACTGCTTTCCAGAATGACATTTAAAGGTAATGAGGGATTCTTGCCCACATTTCTGTTGCTGACATTATGGTGCTTTCAAGCACGTTTATCCTCACACCTTTAGACCTCGGCTGAACCTGAGCACTTTTCCTGGACTCCGAATATTTCCTGTAACATGTTCGATCCCTGCTTACGACGTGGTTGACAGGTGTTAGACACATCCACATACGGACAGGTGgcagcagtctgctgcagaATATACTGCCGGTAACGCTGTCAGCTCTGATACACAGAGTCAGctcattcatttgatgtgtctgtgctttgaCCGCTGCATTGACTTACACAAGAAACATGCATATAATGCTCTGTTTGCTTTCCCCAAAGtagcattttatatttttaaagcCAATAACTCTTTGTTAGGCATCTACCAGCAGTTCCAACCATGGAGCAAGATTTATTGCAGTATTGTGGTTTAATTATTACTAAAACCAAAGTGTCTCTTTAGACAGAGACACACCTCCCAACATACAGTGTCTCCGTCCTCACTCGCACTGACAGTTTAGCTCGGCGGTCGCACAGTGCATCATGTCAAATAATGTTAAGAGCTTTTCAGTGGGATATAATCCCATTAACAGCAGCAACACTTTCACCAGCGGTGATTGTATTACTGGACAACTTACACTAGAACTGACTAAAGAGTGCAAAGTAGATTTACTCTGTATAAAGCTGAAGGGCAAGGCAGAAGTCAAATGGACTGAAAATTATGGACAAACAATAGTAACGTACTATAACAAAGAGAAGTACTTCAGCATCAAGCAATTCATCATTCCGGAGGGTCAGGGTAAGTGAGCTCTTCATGACATTTAAGAACAACCTGCTGCAATCAGATTTATCGTGTTCATAGTATATTTCATGAATACACATCCTgcaaaatgtaagaaaactCAAGACTGTCACTGACCTGATGTTCAAACACAGGCTCTAACAGGCGGTGTGTTCTTGAATTTTGTCTCTCTGATTTAACACTGTTACCTGTCAAAGTGGGCTACCTTGCTAACAAGAGTAGTGAAAGGGCTataaatgtattgatttattGTCTTAAATTAATATTTATGGCTTAATAGACCTCGCTACAGTCAGTGATAGAAGCCATGTTAAATAACTTTGATGCCTTTCAGGTAACGATATCATTGACCGGGGCTGCCATGTCTACCCATTCACATTTCAGATCCCTGCAGAGTGAGTTGTCTCGAAATAAATAGCCTGAAATACAACTATAATACTTTCACCAATGTCTTTAAACATCTAAATATAGCCCTGCAGAAGCGTCACTTATCTGCTCCTTTGGGGACATTGTGCTGTCACCTCTTGCAGAGACCTGCCATCCTCCTTCAAAAGCTCGTCTGGAAAGATTGTGTACAAAGTGGAGGCAATTCTGAAGAGGTCGCTGAAAGTGGACAGCAAAGCTAAGGCACATTTCACCCTCGTTCACAACGGGACGATACACAGCGACCTCATGCTGAAGGTACCCACCTTACGACACGCTCACAAATGCACATCCAGCGTGTTTGCAGTTTGACTTTGACTCCGCTGCagtcacaggaagtgacaccATCTCTtgctcatttgtcattttcctgTCAGGCTCCACAGTACGggaacacagagaagaaaatgaagctCTTTTCATCCGGGGCAGTGGCCCTGGATGTGAATATTGAACGAACCGGCTACCACCAAGGTTATTTTGAATCACGCGTGAGCCGAAATGATCGAATCACACATTCACCTCACAGATTATCTTAGCATTGTGTTGCAGTAAAAGATAACCTCTTCACGGCTGAACCGTAGCTCAAAGTCCCTTTGCTCATGGGAACGCTTTATGGTCGAACGATAAGACAACTTCAAATGATGGATgtagcaacagcaacagcagagagatAATCCAGACATATTCTCCAGGCTGGAGGATTGTACCTTCATAACACAGCACGcgatgtctaaaatgcagtaGCTAATGGCGGCTACTGTTAGCACTGTTAAGACAAGACACTTGTGTTCTCTTATTTTGTAACCCTTGTGCTAGTGTTAGGTAAAATTTGTATTTTGTAATTGCTGCTTGCAGCCAAAGAGACTGTTCAGCAGAGGTTAGACAGATATCGTGTGTTAagcgctgctctgctctgctctgcaggtgaAGGCATAAAAGTTGTGGCCTACATTCAGAACAGCTCATCCCGTGACATAAAGCCCAAGTACCATCTGTATGAGAAGCGCAGTTACTTTGCAAAGGGGAGGAGGAAAACGCGCACCACAGACATCCTGAAGGAGGTGGGTGACGCCGTCCCGCCTTCTGCAGGCCAGGCTGTCACCAGGATCATCACCATCCCTCCCGCCACGCATGCATCCATCTTAAACTGCAAAATCCTCAAACGCGAGCACAGGCTCAGGGTGGGTATCTCTCCCCCCGTCAGTGTGTCTTTACGTTAACAGGGCTGCCTTATTGCAATGATGAGTGCTGACTGTGTCTCCACCGCAGGTCTCTCTGGACGTCAAGTATGCTTCAGACCCAGAGATCAAGTTACCCATAGTCATCCTGCAGGCTTCACAGGACCCTGATGATGCCTGCCCACAATACTCAGTGTTGTCAGCTCTACCTCCAGCTAATGGGATAGCTGGGATGTACCCCTCCTTGACTGATTTCAATGGAAGTTCTTGCTGATTCCCTGTTATCGAGGCAAAACGGCAAGAATGATGCGTTGCACAGATGTGTCTCTTCTAAAATATTTCAGATGATTATAAGAATAGAGACATAAGAAGAGGGGGAATGAAGCGAGTTGAGCTACTGTATTAATGAGTTGATTGAATGAATCTGAATAATATGTAGCTCTGAAATAAAATCTCTTATTCTAGAGACGACATAGCTCCACTGGACATAATGTAGCTTTCATCCTTCCTGGTGTCTGACAACAGAAGACTTACATAACCAATGTGTACTTTGAAAACTGTGATAACTTTGTAACAGATGCATGTCTAAATGTGGAATCTGACCTCTTTGCCACCAGCTACAGTATATGTAAATCAATAGcatggaaaaggaaaaggagctTCTGAGACAAGAGCGAATGAAAGTGAAATGGACATATACAAGAGCTATGAAGCGTACTTTTGAAACCCACAGTTTTTTATCCTTATGTAATATCTCCATGTAGAAACAGATTTATAGTAAAAATCACAAATGGAATAACACAAAATGCACATTGTGCTGGGGAACTAAGGCGCCCCTCTGGATCCATAAACTACTCTCATGCATAACTGTTATGAAGCATTGCTTCACTAAGGTATAAATGACAGCGCACATTGTGCTGTTTGATAttgtatttttgtcttgttttttcatgttttgtgtgtgtgaagcactcTTTAACTGTGCGTTTGAAGGAATACAGATATAAAGTTTTACTTATGTATCAAaaagtgtttctaatattttgtccatgcCCATCGCTGTGAACTCAGGGAGATAAAACGCAGTTATCAGTGTATGTATTTGGCAGCAATGCATCGCCTCTACAGCCTGAGatcatctgaaaataaaacGCTGTGATGAAGCACGAAAAGCATCTAGAATCAAATCAGGTGCAGTCTCAATGATTTAGATATTTTATACATTATTAATACAGTATAGCAAataaaaaactgtattttagacaagAATCATGCCCAGATGGCTGtactacttaaaaaaaacagtagtAGTAGTCACACCAATCTTGCTCATTTTCACTCGGTGTCATTTCAAACTCTTGCACTTAAAACTAACTTGTGTAACACTTGATACTTTGTGTTGACCCTTCATGCTTTTCACAGCAATGCTGTCAGTCATGCATAAAGCACAGTACTTAGAGCCTGTCAGAGTTACACAGGCTGAAACAACGGGGACATGTTTCAGTAATCTTTACATGTGTCACATGTGGCTTTACATTCAGCTCTCACAGCCCACATgcagacagaggcaggcagacCGGATGAGTTCAGAATGCAGAGAGCAGATTATGGAGCCTATAGGGAGCACAGGTGTAAGTCACCTGACAACTTGAACTCTCTGGCAACAAGCGAGTGGAAAATCTCTGACTAAGTGC from Chaetodon trifascialis isolate fChaTrf1 chromosome 6, fChaTrf1.hap1, whole genome shotgun sequence includes the following:
- the LOC139332770 gene encoding arrestin domain-containing protein 3-like, which translates into the protein MFGQVIKNFGINVNALNERNTVSSGDLITGHISFGLTKQTKITSITMTVTGKVHVHWSTSGGGGRKGRNRRRNFSGKVEYFNFSSIILAENSATGVASRLEPGTHVYPFTCQLPLGNFPSSFRGAHGEIVYSLTVAIHRPWHMSKTFVTELNFVHHINPNQPELWAPLSGTNSMTVCSLLCTSGALSMTVSTERKAFRPGETVKIICDIDNASSQTITPEVKLQQKQAFYTQNKVHSRMIVKTLVYKTGQPISGHTSDVHAELMVTIPSLSVPSISNCSILEVEYPIKVSLKVRACSELTVLVPIILCDASVSAPPPSYL
- the LOC139332127 gene encoding arrestin domain-containing protein 3-like — protein: MTFKGNDIIDRGCHVYPFTFQIPAEDLPSSFKSSSGKIVYKVEAILKRSLKVDSKAKAHFTLVHNGTIHSDLMLKAPQYGNTEKKMKLFSSGAVALDVNIERTGYHQGEGIKVVAYIQNSSSRDIKPKYHLYEKRSYFAKGRRKTRTTDILKEVGDAVPPSAGQAVTRIITIPPATHASILNCKILKREHRLRVSLDVKYASDPEIKLPIVILQASQDPDDACPQYSVLSALPPANGIAGMYPSLTDFNGSSC